One window of the Vigna radiata var. radiata cultivar VC1973A chromosome 1, Vradiata_ver6, whole genome shotgun sequence genome contains the following:
- the LOC106755909 gene encoding probable serine/threonine protein kinase IREH1 isoform X4 yields the protein MVFKGRFFSSKKSDSSSPDASSNSPRSFSSNSPSRSDKKKAKSAAHPTLAAGGGGGALAACRQTQVKDGTKKKDVVKGKESQTPPPEARKDSPVKKLTAAEGRESSVSPILASSLGLNRIKTRSGPLPQESFFGFRGEKGTTALGGSNLSRPGVGVRGGDGKKKEPANQNRVGFREGSHGGASATGGWGDNGSNSDSVSTLGSMPPREQSPVVLPRSRLQNGESSSEAAAGKQASSWAQSGGLRSADVCTPETAYDFENPKESESPRFQAILRVTSAPRKRFPSDIKSFSHELNSKGVWPFPFLKPRRLNNLEEILVVIRAKFDKAKEDVNSDLAIFAADLVGILEKNADTHPEWQETIEDLLVLARSCAMTSSGEFWLQCESIVQELDDRRQEHPPGMLKQLHTRMLFILTRCTRLLQFHKESGLAEDEPVFNLRQSRVLHSAGKCIPPSVGRDSKSSSAAKALKPSSKKAFSQEQSMMGWKKDVMQPENLSLPADDDNTKHFDSSGRDRMASWKKFPSPSGKSPKEAAQLKEQNYGRVESSKASINKRFPSDVDLSTAKPSEFLPIKDSLDHASKHQHKVSWGYWGDQQNNSEENSIICRICEEEVPTSHVEDHSRICAVADRCDQKGLSVNDRLVRIAETLEKMMESCSQKDTQQMVGSPDVAKVSNSSMTEESDVPSPKLSDWSRRGSDDMLDCFPETDNSAFMDDLKGLPLISCKTRFGPKSDQGMTTSSAGSMTPRSPLMTPRTSQIDLLLAGKGAYSEHDDLLQMNELADIARCVANAPLDDDRTTSYLLSCLDDLRVVVERRKFDALTVETFGTRIEKLIREKYLQLTEMVDVEKIDTESTVDDDVLLEDDVVRSLRTSPIHSSRDRTSIDDFEIIKPISRGAFGRVFLAKKRTTGDLFAIKVLKKADMIRKNAVESILAERDILITVRNPFVVRFFYSFTCRENLYLVMEYLNGGDLYSLLRNLGCLDEEVARVYIAEVVLALEYLHSLHVVHRDLKPDNLLIAHDGHIKLTDFGLSKVGLINSTDDLSGPAVNGTSLLEEDEAADVFTSEDQWERRKKRSAVGTPDYLAPEILLGTGHGLYCPNFMFKRILPIGGLLGSFYLSCLLVFHPSMPSILRLYLIIFLIVKYLGLQFLQR from the exons ATGGTCTTCAAGGGAAGGTTCTTCTCTTCCAAAAAATCTGATTCCTCTAGCCCCGATGCGTCATCCAACAGTCCTCGATCTTTCTCCTCCAATTCCCCTTCCAGATCCGACAAGAAGAAGGCTAAATCCGCTGCTCATCCAACTTTAGCAGCCGGAGGCGGCGGTGGAGCTCTTGCTGCGTGTCGTCAGACGCAGGTGAAGGACGGGACCAAGAAGAAGGATGTGGTCAAGGGGAAGGAAAGTCAAACTCCGCCGCCGGAAGCTCGCAAGGATTCTCCGGTGAAGAAGTTGACGGCGGCGGAGGGACGGGAATCGTCGGTGTCGCCGATTCTGGCGTCGTCGCTCGGGCTGAACAGGATCAAGACGAGATCGGGACCGCTGCCGCAGGAGAGCTTCTTCGGGTTCAGGGGCGAGAAGGGAACCACGGCGCTAGGCGGCAGCAATCTCTCCCGTCCCGGCGTCGGCGTGCGCGGCGGCGatgggaagaagaaggaacCGGCCAATCAGAACAGGGTCGGGTTTCGTGAGGGTTCCCATGGCGGTGCCAGTGCTACCGGAGGGTGGGGCGATAATGGGAGCAATTCTGACAGCGTGTCAACCTTGGGGAGTATGCCGCCAAGGGAGCAGAGTCCGGTGGTGTTGCCTCGGTCGCGGTTGCAGAACGGAGAATCGTCCTCGGAAGCCGCAG CAGGCAAGCAGGCATCGTCATGGGCTCAGTCTGGAGGCTTAAGAAGTGCAGATGTTTGTACTCCAGAG acggcatatgattttgaaaacccaaaGGAGTCTGAATCTCCTCGCTTTCAAGCCATATTACGTGTCACTAGTGCACCTAGAAAGAGGTTTCCTTCGGATATCAAAAGTTTTTCCCATGAGTTGAATTCAAAAGGTGTCTGGCCTTTTCCATTTTTGAAGCCCCGGCGGTTGAATAACCTTGAG GAGATTTTGGTCGTTATTAGGGCAAAATTTGATAAAGCGAAGGAAGATGTAAACTCCGATTTAGCCATTTTTGCGGCAGATCTGGTAGGAATTCTTGAAAAGAATGCAGATACTCATCCTGAATGGCAAGAGACAATTGAGGACTTGCTAGTTTTGGCAAGGAGCTGTGCTATGACTTCATCTGGCGAGTTTTGGCTTCAGTGTGAAAGCATAGTTCAGGAGTTGGATGATAGGCGTCAAGAGCATCCTCCTGGGATGCTAAAGCAGCTTCACACCCGAATGCTTTTCATTCTCACGAGGTGTACCCGATTATTGCAATTCCACAAGGAAAGTGGTTTGGCTGAGGATGAACCTGTTTTCAATCTTCGTCAATCAAGAGTCTTGCATTCTGCTGGAAAATGTATTCCTCCTAGTGTGGGAAGGGATTCTAAAAGTTCAAGTGCTGCAAAAGCCTTAAAGCCTTCATCTAAAAAAGCTTTTAGTCAAGAACAGAGTATGATGGGTTGGAAGAAAGATGTTATGCAACCGGAAAATCTTTCACTTCCTGCTGATGATGATAATACAAAACATTTTGACTCTTCAGGCAGGGATCGAATGGCTTCTTGGAAGAAATTCCCGTCTCCATCTGGAAAAAGCCCTAAAGAAGCTGCTCAGTTGAAGGAACAAAATTATGGGAGGGTTGAATCTTCAAAGGCATCAATTAATAAGAGATTTCCTTCTGATGTGGACCTTTCTACTGCAAAGCCATCTGAGTTTCTTCCTATCAAAGATTCCTTGGATCATGCTTCCAAACACCAACATAAAGTTTCTTGGGGATACTGGGGAGATCAGCAGAATAATAGTGAGGAGAACTCAATAATTTGTCGTATATGTGAAGAGGAAGTTCCTACTTCACATGTTGAAGATCATTCGAGGATTTGTGCAGTTGCTGATAGATGCGATCAGAAGGGACTGAGTGTCAATGATCGTCTTGTCAGAATTGCTGAAACACTAGAAAAGATGATGGAGTCTTGTTCACAAAAGGATACCCAACAAATGGTGGGAAGTCCTGATGTTGCAAAAGTATCAAATTCTAGTATGACTGAAGAATCTGATGTTCCTTCTCCTAAACTTAGTGATTGGTCTCGCAGAGGCTCAGATGACATGCTAGACTGTTTCCCCGAAACTGATAATTCTGCTTTTATGGATGACCTGAAAGGATTACCACTTATATCATGCAAAACTCGTTTCGGTCCAAAGTCTGACCAAGGTATGACAACATCATCTGCAGGGAGCATGACTCCAAGGTCACCGTTGATGACACCACGGACAAGTCAGATTGACTTGCTCTTGGCGGGGAAGGGTGCTTATTCTGAACATGATGATCTGCTGCAG ATGAATGAACTTGCTGATATAGCTCGATGTGTGGCAAATGCACCTCTGGACGATGATCGCACAACTTCATATTTATTATCTTGTCTCGATGACTTGCGGGTTGTTGTAGAACGAAGGAAATTTGATGCACTTACTGTGGAGACCTTTGGAACACGTATTGAGAAGCTGATACG AGAGAAGTATCTGCAGCTCACTGAGATGGTGGATGTTGAAAAGATAGATACAGAGAGCACCGTTGATGATGATGTTCTTTTGGAAGATGATGTGGTTCGTAGTTTGAGAACAAGCCCAATCCATTCATCAAGGGATCGTACCTCTATTGATGACTTTGAAATTATAAAACCTATCAGTCGTGGGGCATTTGGGAGGGTTTTCTTGGCTAAAAAGAGAACAACCGGTGATCTTTTTGCAATAAAG GTTCTCAAGAAGGCAGATATGATCCGTAAAAATGCTGTGGAAAGTATATTAGCAGAACGTGATATCTTAATTACAGTACGCAATCCTTTTGTG GTTCGATTCTTCTATTCTTTTACATGTCGTGAAAACTTATATCTTGTTATGGAGTATTTGAATGGAGGTGACCTGTATTCATTATTAAGAAATTTAGGTTGCCTAGATGAGGAAGTTGCTCGAGTATATATTGCTGAAGTG gTGCTTGCGTTAGAGTATTTGCATTCCCTGCATGTGGTTCATCGAGATCTGAAGCCTGACAATTTATTGATAGCGCATGATGGTCACATCAAG TTAACAGACTTTGGGCTTTCTAAGGTTGGTCTCATCAACAGCACAGATGATCTGTCTGGCCCAGCAGTGAATGGGACATCCCTACTTGAAGAGGATGAGGCTGCTGATGTATTTACATCTGAGGATCAATGGGAAAGGAGGAAAAAACGCTCTGCAGTGGGCACGCCTGATTACTTAGCCCCAGAGATACTTTTGGGAACTGGACATGGTTTGTATTGTCCCAATTTTATGTTTAAG CGTATACTGCCGATTGGTGGTCTGTTGGGGTCATTTTATTTGAGTTGCTTGTTGGTATTCCACCCTTCAATGCCGAGCATCCTCAG actatatttgataatattctTAATCGTAAAATACCTTGGCCTTCAGTTCCTGCAGAGATGA
- the LOC106755909 gene encoding probable serine/threonine protein kinase IREH1 isoform X1, which produces MVFKGRFFSSKKSDSSSPDASSNSPRSFSSNSPSRSDKKKAKSAAHPTLAAGGGGGALAACRQTQVKDGTKKKDVVKGKESQTPPPEARKDSPVKKLTAAEGRESSVSPILASSLGLNRIKTRSGPLPQESFFGFRGEKGTTALGGSNLSRPGVGVRGGDGKKKEPANQNRVGFREGSHGGASATGGWGDNGSNSDSVSTLGSMPPREQSPVVLPRSRLQNGESSSEAAAGKQASSWAQSGGLRSADVCTPETAYDFENPKESESPRFQAILRVTSAPRKRFPSDIKSFSHELNSKGVWPFPFLKPRRLNNLEEILVVIRAKFDKAKEDVNSDLAIFAADLVGILEKNADTHPEWQETIEDLLVLARSCAMTSSGEFWLQCESIVQELDDRRQEHPPGMLKQLHTRMLFILTRCTRLLQFHKESGLAEDEPVFNLRQSRVLHSAGKCIPPSVGRDSKSSSAAKALKPSSKKAFSQEQSMMGWKKDVMQPENLSLPADDDNTKHFDSSGRDRMASWKKFPSPSGKSPKEAAQLKEQNYGRVESSKASINKRFPSDVDLSTAKPSEFLPIKDSLDHASKHQHKVSWGYWGDQQNNSEENSIICRICEEEVPTSHVEDHSRICAVADRCDQKGLSVNDRLVRIAETLEKMMESCSQKDTQQMVGSPDVAKVSNSSMTEESDVPSPKLSDWSRRGSDDMLDCFPETDNSAFMDDLKGLPLISCKTRFGPKSDQGMTTSSAGSMTPRSPLMTPRTSQIDLLLAGKGAYSEHDDLLQMNELADIARCVANAPLDDDRTTSYLLSCLDDLRVVVERRKFDALTVETFGTRIEKLIREKYLQLTEMVDVEKIDTESTVDDDVLLEDDVVRSLRTSPIHSSRDRTSIDDFEIIKPISRGAFGRVFLAKKRTTGDLFAIKVLKKADMIRKNAVESILAERDILITVRNPFVVRFFYSFTCRENLYLVMEYLNGGDLYSLLRNLGCLDEEVARVYIAEVVLALEYLHSLHVVHRDLKPDNLLIAHDGHIKLTDFGLSKVGLINSTDDLSGPAVNGTSLLEEDEAADVFTSEDQWERRKKRSAVGTPDYLAPEILLGTGHAYTADWWSVGVILFELLVGIPPFNAEHPQTIFDNILNRKIPWPSVPAEMSPEAQDLIDRLLTEDPNQRLGSKGASEVKQHVFFKDINWDTLARQKAAFVPASESALDTSYFTSRYSWNTSDGLVYPASDVEDSSDADSLSGSSSCLSNRQDEVGDECGGLAEFDSGTSVNYSFSNFSFKNLSQLASINYDLTKGWKDDPPTNSSA; this is translated from the exons ATGGTCTTCAAGGGAAGGTTCTTCTCTTCCAAAAAATCTGATTCCTCTAGCCCCGATGCGTCATCCAACAGTCCTCGATCTTTCTCCTCCAATTCCCCTTCCAGATCCGACAAGAAGAAGGCTAAATCCGCTGCTCATCCAACTTTAGCAGCCGGAGGCGGCGGTGGAGCTCTTGCTGCGTGTCGTCAGACGCAGGTGAAGGACGGGACCAAGAAGAAGGATGTGGTCAAGGGGAAGGAAAGTCAAACTCCGCCGCCGGAAGCTCGCAAGGATTCTCCGGTGAAGAAGTTGACGGCGGCGGAGGGACGGGAATCGTCGGTGTCGCCGATTCTGGCGTCGTCGCTCGGGCTGAACAGGATCAAGACGAGATCGGGACCGCTGCCGCAGGAGAGCTTCTTCGGGTTCAGGGGCGAGAAGGGAACCACGGCGCTAGGCGGCAGCAATCTCTCCCGTCCCGGCGTCGGCGTGCGCGGCGGCGatgggaagaagaaggaacCGGCCAATCAGAACAGGGTCGGGTTTCGTGAGGGTTCCCATGGCGGTGCCAGTGCTACCGGAGGGTGGGGCGATAATGGGAGCAATTCTGACAGCGTGTCAACCTTGGGGAGTATGCCGCCAAGGGAGCAGAGTCCGGTGGTGTTGCCTCGGTCGCGGTTGCAGAACGGAGAATCGTCCTCGGAAGCCGCAG CAGGCAAGCAGGCATCGTCATGGGCTCAGTCTGGAGGCTTAAGAAGTGCAGATGTTTGTACTCCAGAG acggcatatgattttgaaaacccaaaGGAGTCTGAATCTCCTCGCTTTCAAGCCATATTACGTGTCACTAGTGCACCTAGAAAGAGGTTTCCTTCGGATATCAAAAGTTTTTCCCATGAGTTGAATTCAAAAGGTGTCTGGCCTTTTCCATTTTTGAAGCCCCGGCGGTTGAATAACCTTGAG GAGATTTTGGTCGTTATTAGGGCAAAATTTGATAAAGCGAAGGAAGATGTAAACTCCGATTTAGCCATTTTTGCGGCAGATCTGGTAGGAATTCTTGAAAAGAATGCAGATACTCATCCTGAATGGCAAGAGACAATTGAGGACTTGCTAGTTTTGGCAAGGAGCTGTGCTATGACTTCATCTGGCGAGTTTTGGCTTCAGTGTGAAAGCATAGTTCAGGAGTTGGATGATAGGCGTCAAGAGCATCCTCCTGGGATGCTAAAGCAGCTTCACACCCGAATGCTTTTCATTCTCACGAGGTGTACCCGATTATTGCAATTCCACAAGGAAAGTGGTTTGGCTGAGGATGAACCTGTTTTCAATCTTCGTCAATCAAGAGTCTTGCATTCTGCTGGAAAATGTATTCCTCCTAGTGTGGGAAGGGATTCTAAAAGTTCAAGTGCTGCAAAAGCCTTAAAGCCTTCATCTAAAAAAGCTTTTAGTCAAGAACAGAGTATGATGGGTTGGAAGAAAGATGTTATGCAACCGGAAAATCTTTCACTTCCTGCTGATGATGATAATACAAAACATTTTGACTCTTCAGGCAGGGATCGAATGGCTTCTTGGAAGAAATTCCCGTCTCCATCTGGAAAAAGCCCTAAAGAAGCTGCTCAGTTGAAGGAACAAAATTATGGGAGGGTTGAATCTTCAAAGGCATCAATTAATAAGAGATTTCCTTCTGATGTGGACCTTTCTACTGCAAAGCCATCTGAGTTTCTTCCTATCAAAGATTCCTTGGATCATGCTTCCAAACACCAACATAAAGTTTCTTGGGGATACTGGGGAGATCAGCAGAATAATAGTGAGGAGAACTCAATAATTTGTCGTATATGTGAAGAGGAAGTTCCTACTTCACATGTTGAAGATCATTCGAGGATTTGTGCAGTTGCTGATAGATGCGATCAGAAGGGACTGAGTGTCAATGATCGTCTTGTCAGAATTGCTGAAACACTAGAAAAGATGATGGAGTCTTGTTCACAAAAGGATACCCAACAAATGGTGGGAAGTCCTGATGTTGCAAAAGTATCAAATTCTAGTATGACTGAAGAATCTGATGTTCCTTCTCCTAAACTTAGTGATTGGTCTCGCAGAGGCTCAGATGACATGCTAGACTGTTTCCCCGAAACTGATAATTCTGCTTTTATGGATGACCTGAAAGGATTACCACTTATATCATGCAAAACTCGTTTCGGTCCAAAGTCTGACCAAGGTATGACAACATCATCTGCAGGGAGCATGACTCCAAGGTCACCGTTGATGACACCACGGACAAGTCAGATTGACTTGCTCTTGGCGGGGAAGGGTGCTTATTCTGAACATGATGATCTGCTGCAG ATGAATGAACTTGCTGATATAGCTCGATGTGTGGCAAATGCACCTCTGGACGATGATCGCACAACTTCATATTTATTATCTTGTCTCGATGACTTGCGGGTTGTTGTAGAACGAAGGAAATTTGATGCACTTACTGTGGAGACCTTTGGAACACGTATTGAGAAGCTGATACG AGAGAAGTATCTGCAGCTCACTGAGATGGTGGATGTTGAAAAGATAGATACAGAGAGCACCGTTGATGATGATGTTCTTTTGGAAGATGATGTGGTTCGTAGTTTGAGAACAAGCCCAATCCATTCATCAAGGGATCGTACCTCTATTGATGACTTTGAAATTATAAAACCTATCAGTCGTGGGGCATTTGGGAGGGTTTTCTTGGCTAAAAAGAGAACAACCGGTGATCTTTTTGCAATAAAG GTTCTCAAGAAGGCAGATATGATCCGTAAAAATGCTGTGGAAAGTATATTAGCAGAACGTGATATCTTAATTACAGTACGCAATCCTTTTGTG GTTCGATTCTTCTATTCTTTTACATGTCGTGAAAACTTATATCTTGTTATGGAGTATTTGAATGGAGGTGACCTGTATTCATTATTAAGAAATTTAGGTTGCCTAGATGAGGAAGTTGCTCGAGTATATATTGCTGAAGTG gTGCTTGCGTTAGAGTATTTGCATTCCCTGCATGTGGTTCATCGAGATCTGAAGCCTGACAATTTATTGATAGCGCATGATGGTCACATCAAG TTAACAGACTTTGGGCTTTCTAAGGTTGGTCTCATCAACAGCACAGATGATCTGTCTGGCCCAGCAGTGAATGGGACATCCCTACTTGAAGAGGATGAGGCTGCTGATGTATTTACATCTGAGGATCAATGGGAAAGGAGGAAAAAACGCTCTGCAGTGGGCACGCCTGATTACTTAGCCCCAGAGATACTTTTGGGAACTGGACATG CGTATACTGCCGATTGGTGGTCTGTTGGGGTCATTTTATTTGAGTTGCTTGTTGGTATTCCACCCTTCAATGCCGAGCATCCTCAG actatatttgataatattctTAATCGTAAAATACCTTGGCCTTCAGTTCCTGCAGAGATGAGTCCTGAAGCACAGGATCTTATTGATCG ATTATTGACAGAAGATCCTAATCAGAGACTGGGATCTAAAGGCGCATCAGAG GTAAAGCAACATGTTTTCTTCAAGGATATAAACTGGGACACACTTGCCAGGCAGAAA GCTGCATTTGTTCCTGCTTCTGAGAGTGCTCTGGATACCAGTTACTTCACTAGTCGCTACTCATGGAATACTTCTGATGGCCTTGTATATCCAGCCAGTGATGTTGAGGATTCTAGTGATGCTGATAGCTTAAGTGGCAGCAGTAGTTGCTTGAGCAATCGCCAAGATGAAGTG GGAGATGAATGTGGGGGTCTTGCTGAGTTTGATTCTGGCACATCTGTCAATTACTCTTTCAGTAATTTCTCCTTTAAG AACCTCTCCCAGCTTGCATCAATCAACTACGATCTCACTAAAGGATGGAAAGATGATCCTCCGACGAATTCTAGTGCATAG
- the LOC106755909 gene encoding probable serine/threonine protein kinase IREH1 isoform X3, with translation MVFKGRFFSSKKSDSSSPDASSNSPRSFSSNSPSRSDKKKAKSAAHPTLAAGGGGGALAACRQTQVKDGTKKKDVVKGKESQTPPPEARKDSPVKKLTAAEGRESSVSPILASSLGLNRIKTRSGPLPQESFFGFRGEKGTTALGGSNLSRPGVGVRGGDGKKKEPANQNRVGFREGSHGGASATGGWGDNGSNSDSVSTLGSMPPREQSPVVLPRSRLQNGESSSEAAAGKQASSWAQSGGLRSADVCTPETAYDFENPKESESPRFQAILRVTSAPRKRFPSDIKSFSHELNSKGVWPFPFLKPRRLNNLEEILVVIRAKFDKAKEDVNSDLAIFAADLVGILEKNADTHPEWQETIEDLLVLARSCAMTSSGEFWLQCESIVQELDDRRQEHPPGMLKQLHTRMLFILTRCTRLLQFHKESGLAEDEPVFNLRQSRVLHSAGKCIPPSVGRDSKSSSAAKALKPSSKKAFSQEQSMMGWKKDVMQPENLSLPADDDNTKHFDSSGRDRMASWKKFPSPSGKSPKEAAQLKEQNYGRVESSKASINKRFPSDVDLSTAKPSEFLPIKDSLDHASKHQHKVSWGYWGDQQNNSEENSIICRICEEEVPTSHVEDHSRICAVADRCDQKGLSVNDRLVRIAETLEKMMESCSQKDTQQMVGSPDVAKVSNSSMTEESDVPSPKLSDWSRRGSDDMLDCFPETDNSAFMDDLKGLPLISCKTRFGPKSDQGMTTSSAGSMTPRSPLMTPRTSQIDLLLAGKGAYSEHDDLLQMNELADIARCVANAPLDDDRTTSYLLSCLDDLRVVVERRKFDALTVETFGTRIEKLIREKYLQLTEMVDVEKIDTESTVDDDVLLEDDVVRSLRTSPIHSSRDRTSIDDFEIIKPISRGAFGRVFLAKKRTTGDLFAIKVLKKADMIRKNAVESILAERDILITVRNPFVVLALEYLHSLHVVHRDLKPDNLLIAHDGHIKLTDFGLSKVGLINSTDDLSGPAVNGTSLLEEDEAADVFTSEDQWERRKKRSAVGTPDYLAPEILLGTGHAYTADWWSVGVILFELLVGIPPFNAEHPQTIFDNILNRKIPWPSVPAEMSPEAQDLIDRLLTEDPNQRLGSKGASEVKQHVFFKDINWDTLARQKAAFVPASESALDTSYFTSRYSWNTSDGLVYPASDVEDSSDADSLSGSSSCLSNRQDEVGDECGGLAEFDSGTSVNYSFSNFSFKNLSQLASINYDLTKGWKDDPPTNSSA, from the exons ATGGTCTTCAAGGGAAGGTTCTTCTCTTCCAAAAAATCTGATTCCTCTAGCCCCGATGCGTCATCCAACAGTCCTCGATCTTTCTCCTCCAATTCCCCTTCCAGATCCGACAAGAAGAAGGCTAAATCCGCTGCTCATCCAACTTTAGCAGCCGGAGGCGGCGGTGGAGCTCTTGCTGCGTGTCGTCAGACGCAGGTGAAGGACGGGACCAAGAAGAAGGATGTGGTCAAGGGGAAGGAAAGTCAAACTCCGCCGCCGGAAGCTCGCAAGGATTCTCCGGTGAAGAAGTTGACGGCGGCGGAGGGACGGGAATCGTCGGTGTCGCCGATTCTGGCGTCGTCGCTCGGGCTGAACAGGATCAAGACGAGATCGGGACCGCTGCCGCAGGAGAGCTTCTTCGGGTTCAGGGGCGAGAAGGGAACCACGGCGCTAGGCGGCAGCAATCTCTCCCGTCCCGGCGTCGGCGTGCGCGGCGGCGatgggaagaagaaggaacCGGCCAATCAGAACAGGGTCGGGTTTCGTGAGGGTTCCCATGGCGGTGCCAGTGCTACCGGAGGGTGGGGCGATAATGGGAGCAATTCTGACAGCGTGTCAACCTTGGGGAGTATGCCGCCAAGGGAGCAGAGTCCGGTGGTGTTGCCTCGGTCGCGGTTGCAGAACGGAGAATCGTCCTCGGAAGCCGCAG CAGGCAAGCAGGCATCGTCATGGGCTCAGTCTGGAGGCTTAAGAAGTGCAGATGTTTGTACTCCAGAG acggcatatgattttgaaaacccaaaGGAGTCTGAATCTCCTCGCTTTCAAGCCATATTACGTGTCACTAGTGCACCTAGAAAGAGGTTTCCTTCGGATATCAAAAGTTTTTCCCATGAGTTGAATTCAAAAGGTGTCTGGCCTTTTCCATTTTTGAAGCCCCGGCGGTTGAATAACCTTGAG GAGATTTTGGTCGTTATTAGGGCAAAATTTGATAAAGCGAAGGAAGATGTAAACTCCGATTTAGCCATTTTTGCGGCAGATCTGGTAGGAATTCTTGAAAAGAATGCAGATACTCATCCTGAATGGCAAGAGACAATTGAGGACTTGCTAGTTTTGGCAAGGAGCTGTGCTATGACTTCATCTGGCGAGTTTTGGCTTCAGTGTGAAAGCATAGTTCAGGAGTTGGATGATAGGCGTCAAGAGCATCCTCCTGGGATGCTAAAGCAGCTTCACACCCGAATGCTTTTCATTCTCACGAGGTGTACCCGATTATTGCAATTCCACAAGGAAAGTGGTTTGGCTGAGGATGAACCTGTTTTCAATCTTCGTCAATCAAGAGTCTTGCATTCTGCTGGAAAATGTATTCCTCCTAGTGTGGGAAGGGATTCTAAAAGTTCAAGTGCTGCAAAAGCCTTAAAGCCTTCATCTAAAAAAGCTTTTAGTCAAGAACAGAGTATGATGGGTTGGAAGAAAGATGTTATGCAACCGGAAAATCTTTCACTTCCTGCTGATGATGATAATACAAAACATTTTGACTCTTCAGGCAGGGATCGAATGGCTTCTTGGAAGAAATTCCCGTCTCCATCTGGAAAAAGCCCTAAAGAAGCTGCTCAGTTGAAGGAACAAAATTATGGGAGGGTTGAATCTTCAAAGGCATCAATTAATAAGAGATTTCCTTCTGATGTGGACCTTTCTACTGCAAAGCCATCTGAGTTTCTTCCTATCAAAGATTCCTTGGATCATGCTTCCAAACACCAACATAAAGTTTCTTGGGGATACTGGGGAGATCAGCAGAATAATAGTGAGGAGAACTCAATAATTTGTCGTATATGTGAAGAGGAAGTTCCTACTTCACATGTTGAAGATCATTCGAGGATTTGTGCAGTTGCTGATAGATGCGATCAGAAGGGACTGAGTGTCAATGATCGTCTTGTCAGAATTGCTGAAACACTAGAAAAGATGATGGAGTCTTGTTCACAAAAGGATACCCAACAAATGGTGGGAAGTCCTGATGTTGCAAAAGTATCAAATTCTAGTATGACTGAAGAATCTGATGTTCCTTCTCCTAAACTTAGTGATTGGTCTCGCAGAGGCTCAGATGACATGCTAGACTGTTTCCCCGAAACTGATAATTCTGCTTTTATGGATGACCTGAAAGGATTACCACTTATATCATGCAAAACTCGTTTCGGTCCAAAGTCTGACCAAGGTATGACAACATCATCTGCAGGGAGCATGACTCCAAGGTCACCGTTGATGACACCACGGACAAGTCAGATTGACTTGCTCTTGGCGGGGAAGGGTGCTTATTCTGAACATGATGATCTGCTGCAG ATGAATGAACTTGCTGATATAGCTCGATGTGTGGCAAATGCACCTCTGGACGATGATCGCACAACTTCATATTTATTATCTTGTCTCGATGACTTGCGGGTTGTTGTAGAACGAAGGAAATTTGATGCACTTACTGTGGAGACCTTTGGAACACGTATTGAGAAGCTGATACG AGAGAAGTATCTGCAGCTCACTGAGATGGTGGATGTTGAAAAGATAGATACAGAGAGCACCGTTGATGATGATGTTCTTTTGGAAGATGATGTGGTTCGTAGTTTGAGAACAAGCCCAATCCATTCATCAAGGGATCGTACCTCTATTGATGACTTTGAAATTATAAAACCTATCAGTCGTGGGGCATTTGGGAGGGTTTTCTTGGCTAAAAAGAGAACAACCGGTGATCTTTTTGCAATAAAG GTTCTCAAGAAGGCAGATATGATCCGTAAAAATGCTGTGGAAAGTATATTAGCAGAACGTGATATCTTAATTACAGTACGCAATCCTTTTGTG gTGCTTGCGTTAGAGTATTTGCATTCCCTGCATGTGGTTCATCGAGATCTGAAGCCTGACAATTTATTGATAGCGCATGATGGTCACATCAAG TTAACAGACTTTGGGCTTTCTAAGGTTGGTCTCATCAACAGCACAGATGATCTGTCTGGCCCAGCAGTGAATGGGACATCCCTACTTGAAGAGGATGAGGCTGCTGATGTATTTACATCTGAGGATCAATGGGAAAGGAGGAAAAAACGCTCTGCAGTGGGCACGCCTGATTACTTAGCCCCAGAGATACTTTTGGGAACTGGACATG CGTATACTGCCGATTGGTGGTCTGTTGGGGTCATTTTATTTGAGTTGCTTGTTGGTATTCCACCCTTCAATGCCGAGCATCCTCAG actatatttgataatattctTAATCGTAAAATACCTTGGCCTTCAGTTCCTGCAGAGATGAGTCCTGAAGCACAGGATCTTATTGATCG ATTATTGACAGAAGATCCTAATCAGAGACTGGGATCTAAAGGCGCATCAGAG GTAAAGCAACATGTTTTCTTCAAGGATATAAACTGGGACACACTTGCCAGGCAGAAA GCTGCATTTGTTCCTGCTTCTGAGAGTGCTCTGGATACCAGTTACTTCACTAGTCGCTACTCATGGAATACTTCTGATGGCCTTGTATATCCAGCCAGTGATGTTGAGGATTCTAGTGATGCTGATAGCTTAAGTGGCAGCAGTAGTTGCTTGAGCAATCGCCAAGATGAAGTG GGAGATGAATGTGGGGGTCTTGCTGAGTTTGATTCTGGCACATCTGTCAATTACTCTTTCAGTAATTTCTCCTTTAAG AACCTCTCCCAGCTTGCATCAATCAACTACGATCTCACTAAAGGATGGAAAGATGATCCTCCGACGAATTCTAGTGCATAG